Proteins encoded within one genomic window of Formosa agariphila KMM 3901:
- a CDS encoding DUF4252 domain-containing protein: MTSYKYIIAITFCFGLLLTSCKSEPTLQTYIVDNQESPNFTTVDLPLSVLNLDESKLNEEQKATYNSIKRLNFLGYKKDATQAEAYNSEKEKIEHILNDESYNELMEINNHGGKFTLKYLGDDENSIDELIVYGNAKDTGFGVLRVLGNDMNPSHIMSLAKVIEEGDIDMSQIKNAVSFFNE; the protein is encoded by the coding sequence ATGACATCTTATAAATATATTATTGCTATTACTTTTTGCTTCGGATTATTACTTACAAGTTGCAAATCTGAACCCACATTACAAACCTATATTGTAGACAACCAAGAGTCGCCAAATTTCACAACTGTAGATTTACCACTTTCTGTTTTAAATTTAGATGAATCGAAGCTAAATGAAGAACAAAAGGCAACGTATAACTCTATTAAACGTTTAAACTTTTTAGGTTATAAAAAGGATGCTACGCAAGCTGAAGCTTATAACTCTGAGAAAGAAAAAATAGAACACATTCTTAATGATGAGTCGTATAACGAATTAATGGAAATAAATAACCATGGTGGAAAATTCACTCTGAAATATTTAGGAGACGATGAAAATTCTATAGACGAATTAATTGTATATGGTAATGCAAAAGATACCGGTTTTGGAGTATTACGTGTATTAGGTAACGACATGAATCCTTCGCATATAATGTCGTTAGCAAAAGTTATAGAAGAAGGCGATATCGATATGTCTCAAATAAAAAATGCTGTTAGTTTCTTTAATGAATAG
- a CDS encoding acyl-CoA thioesterase, with protein sequence MKEFELKVTVTQDDLDDLNHVNNVRYVQWIQDVAKGHWQQAATPDMQEQYIWVVIEHHIYYKGEALLGDELRLKTYIKKSAGVKSIRVVELYHDITDKLLLNAETHWCLIHTKTKRPTRIPQDVKDIFI encoded by the coding sequence ATGAAAGAATTTGAACTTAAGGTAACTGTTACACAAGACGACTTAGACGACTTAAACCATGTAAATAATGTGCGTTATGTACAATGGATTCAGGATGTAGCTAAAGGACATTGGCAACAAGCTGCAACTCCAGACATGCAAGAACAATACATTTGGGTCGTGATAGAACACCACATTTATTATAAAGGTGAAGCACTTTTAGGCGACGAATTACGATTAAAAACGTACATTAAAAAATCTGCTGGTGTAAAATCTATTCGTGTGGTTGAATTATATCACGACATAACCGACAAACTTTTGCTTAACGCAGAAACCCATTGGTGTTTAATACATACTAAAACAAAACGTCCAACTCGCATTCCTCAAGATGTGAAAGATATTTTTATATAG
- the yajC gene encoding preprotein translocase subunit YajC has product MGEISQFLPFILMFVVVYFFMIAPQMKRQKKEKKFASELKRGDRVITKSGMHGKIVDLMDKDNTCVIETLAGKIKFERSSISMEMSSALNKTEVVK; this is encoded by the coding sequence ATGGGAGAAATAAGTCAATTTTTACCGTTTATTTTAATGTTTGTGGTTGTGTACTTCTTTATGATTGCACCACAGATGAAACGTCAGAAAAAAGAAAAGAAATTCGCTAGCGAGTTAAAACGCGGCGATCGTGTAATCACTAAAAGTGGTATGCATGGAAAAATTGTCGATTTAATGGATAAAGACAATACTTGCGTTATTGAAACACTTGCAGGTAAAATTAAGTTTGAACGTTCATCTATTTCTATGGAGATGAGCTCTGCTTTAAATAAAACTGAAGTCGTTAAATAA
- the fsa gene encoding fructose-6-phosphate aldolase, producing the protein MKFFIDTANLAQIKEAQELGVLDGVTTNPSLMAKEGITGHDNILKHYVDICNIVEGDVSAEVISTDFEGMVREGEALAELHEQIVVKLPMIKDGIKACKYFSEKGIRTNVTLVFSPGQALLAAKAGATYVSPFIGRLDDISTDGLNLIAEIRHIYDNYAFDTQILAASVRHTMHVIDCAKLGADVMTGPLSSIEGLLKHPLTDSGLAKFLEDYQKGN; encoded by the coding sequence ATGAAATTTTTTATTGATACAGCAAATTTAGCTCAAATTAAAGAAGCACAAGAGTTAGGTGTTCTTGATGGCGTAACTACAAACCCATCCTTAATGGCAAAAGAAGGTATTACTGGGCACGATAATATTTTAAAGCATTATGTAGACATTTGTAATATTGTTGAAGGTGATGTAAGTGCAGAAGTTATTTCAACAGATTTCGAAGGTATGGTAAGAGAAGGTGAGGCCTTAGCTGAATTACACGAGCAAATTGTTGTTAAATTACCAATGATAAAAGATGGTATTAAAGCGTGTAAATATTTTTCTGAAAAAGGAATTAGAACGAATGTAACTTTAGTATTCTCGCCGGGACAAGCACTATTAGCTGCGAAAGCTGGAGCAACATATGTATCTCCTTTTATTGGTCGTTTAGATGATATTTCTACAGATGGTTTAAACCTTATTGCTGAAATTCGCCACATATACGATAATTATGCTTTCGATACTCAAATCTTAGCAGCATCTGTACGTCATACGATGCATGTTATTGACTGTGCTAAATTAGGAGCAGATGTTATGACTGGACCATTAAGTTCTATCGAAGGGTTATTAAAACACCCACTTACAGATAGTGGTTTAGCTAAATTTTTAGAAGATTACCAAAAAGGAAATTAA
- a CDS encoding SDR family oxidoreductase produces MSKVVLITGGSSGIGKSIGEFLTEKGFKVYGTSRSPERYTSSKFPILKLDVKVVSTISDCVQSLLEQEDRIDVLINNAGVGITGPLEEIPLEEMKSHFDTNFFGPLEVIKAVLPQMRKQHSGLIINVTSIAGYMGLPYRGIYSASKGALELVTEAYRMELKSFNIQMTNVAPGDFATNIASGRFHAPVNENSPYKTAYGNTLKLMDSHVDSGKDPKIMAEAIFKIISTKNPNVHYKVGEFMQKFSVALKRILPDKMYEKLLLNHYKL; encoded by the coding sequence ATGTCTAAAGTTGTATTAATTACAGGTGGTTCCTCAGGAATAGGAAAATCTATTGGAGAGTTCTTAACCGAAAAAGGATTTAAAGTTTATGGCACCAGCAGGTCTCCAGAACGTTACACTTCAAGTAAATTTCCCATTTTAAAATTAGATGTAAAAGTAGTGTCTACCATTTCAGATTGTGTGCAATCACTTTTAGAACAGGAAGACCGTATCGATGTTTTAATTAATAACGCAGGCGTAGGTATTACTGGACCTTTAGAAGAAATTCCTTTAGAAGAGATGAAAAGTCATTTCGATACTAATTTCTTTGGACCTCTAGAAGTTATTAAAGCTGTTTTGCCACAAATGCGCAAGCAACATAGTGGTTTAATTATAAACGTAACATCTATTGCTGGTTACATGGGCTTACCATATCGAGGTATTTATAGTGCCAGTAAAGGAGCGCTAGAATTGGTAACTGAAGCATATAGAATGGAGCTTAAAAGCTTTAATATACAAATGACTAATGTGGCTCCTGGAGATTTTGCAACCAATATTGCTTCTGGACGTTTTCATGCTCCAGTTAACGAGAATTCTCCTTATAAAACAGCATATGGAAATACATTGAAATTAATGGATTCTCATGTCGATTCTGGTAAAGATCCTAAGATTATGGCTGAAGCTATTTTTAAGATTATTTCTACTAAGAACCCGAATGTACATTATAAAGTAGGGGAGTTTATGCAGAAGTTTTCAGTAGCACTAAAACGTATTTTACCAGATAAGATGTACGAAAAATTGTTGTTAAATCACTACAAACTCTAG
- a CDS encoding AbiH family protein, with the protein MPKILITGNGFDLRLGLPTFYCDFIKILNSLEENEIVDFDSVYSNSSNYKIIRDNYRKFDFNRMKIKELKSEIQNNLWFQFFKNEFEIDTWIDFENKIEYVLKNLFISVKNLQENIFSKGSLPEDRITYTAVLFNNNVEIIQVLNKFNIITKNESYNVKLNVNYLIKKYDFFIDVDLNKITKSLIKELKGFKKIFNIYFEVFVYPLYENRITKVDKTFFSTITNHYTFNYTPTFDRVYDSTIKTEFLHGKINSKANEIVLGINEIPKADLDKRYFLPFTKYYQKLNSNTDFKFISNLEREKDSNFQFFFFGHSLDNSDEDYINEVFDFMNKLETEVKKIIIIYHDKASKSKLLINLLNIRGKYEIQRLMRNENLMFFNIDSVELKSELTKDISKYPPNYYI; encoded by the coding sequence ATGCCGAAGATATTAATTACTGGAAATGGATTTGACTTAAGACTAGGATTACCCACATTTTACTGTGATTTTATAAAGATATTAAATTCACTTGAGGAAAATGAAATTGTTGATTTTGATTCTGTTTATAGTAATAGCTCTAATTATAAAATAATCAGAGATAATTATAGGAAATTTGATTTTAATCGCATGAAAATTAAGGAATTGAAATCTGAAATTCAAAATAATTTGTGGTTTCAGTTTTTTAAAAATGAATTTGAAATAGATACGTGGATTGACTTTGAAAATAAAATTGAATATGTATTAAAAAATTTGTTTATATCTGTGAAAAATTTGCAGGAGAATATATTCTCTAAAGGATCACTTCCAGAAGATAGAATTACTTACACAGCTGTATTGTTTAATAATAATGTTGAAATAATACAAGTTTTAAATAAATTTAACATTATTACTAAAAATGAAAGTTATAATGTTAAATTAAATGTGAATTATCTTATAAAGAAATATGATTTTTTTATAGATGTAGACCTTAATAAAATAACTAAAAGCTTAATTAAGGAATTAAAAGGTTTTAAAAAAATATTCAACATATATTTTGAGGTTTTTGTTTATCCACTTTATGAAAACAGAATAACGAAAGTTGATAAAACTTTTTTTTCTACAATTACAAATCACTATACATTTAATTATACACCTACTTTTGATAGAGTGTATGATAGTACCATTAAGACAGAGTTTTTACATGGGAAAATTAATTCAAAAGCTAATGAAATTGTGCTAGGAATTAATGAGATACCTAAAGCCGATTTAGATAAGAGATATTTTTTACCCTTTACAAAATATTATCAAAAATTAAATAGTAATACAGATTTTAAATTTATATCCAATCTTGAAAGAGAAAAAGATTCTAATTTTCAATTTTTCTTTTTTGGTCACTCTTTAGATAATTCTGACGAAGATTACATTAATGAAGTTTTTGATTTTATGAATAAATTAGAAACTGAAGTAAAAAAAATAATAATTATATATCATGATAAAGCGTCTAAATCAAAGTTATTAATCAACCTGTTAAATATTAGAGGTAAATATGAAATACAAAGACTAATGAGAAATGAAAATCTTATGTTCTTTAATATTGACTCGGTTGAATTGAAAAGTGAATTAACAAAAGATATTTCAAAATACCCACCAAATTATTATATATAA
- a CDS encoding DUF1573 domain-containing protein has translation MKKVILGLSAFCLIAFTSCKEDASKKVNEENVVVAAERDANSSKFPQITFTETEHDFGTIESKANVETVFEYKNTGEAPLVITNIASSCGCTVPQDWSKAPLAPGESGKFTVKFNGSGANNVTKTITVTSNTQTGKDMVKIKAFVKPDANAASNSNLATPQIQS, from the coding sequence ATGAAAAAAGTAATATTAGGATTAAGCGCATTTTGCTTAATCGCTTTTACATCTTGTAAAGAGGACGCTTCTAAAAAAGTAAATGAAGAAAACGTAGTTGTTGCGGCAGAACGTGATGCAAATTCATCTAAATTTCCTCAAATTACATTTACTGAAACAGAACATGATTTTGGTACTATTGAATCTAAAGCTAATGTAGAAACTGTTTTCGAATATAAAAATACAGGAGAAGCTCCTTTAGTTATTACAAATATTGCAAGTTCTTGTGGTTGTACAGTGCCTCAAGATTGGAGTAAAGCACCTTTAGCTCCAGGAGAGTCTGGGAAATTTACAGTAAAATTTAATGGGTCTGGAGCAAATAATGTAACAAAGACAATTACAGTAACTTCTAACACACAGACAGGTAAAGATATGGTTAAAATTAAAGCTTTTGTTAAGCCAGATGCTAATGCCGCTTCTAATAGTAATTTAGCAACACCTCAAATCCAATCTTAA
- a CDS encoding Dph6-related ATP pyrophosphatase, with protein sequence MKKTYFNWSTGKDSALALFLLLQDKTYSVDKLVTTINSHFNRVSMHGLRVELLNKQVAAIGLPIQYIELPEHPDMDDYNAIMLSATNQLKAESYSHAAFGDIFLEDLKFYREMQLLEVGLTGVFPIWKQDTKKLIKRFLDLGFKAIVVCADANYFESDFVGTVLTQEVIDDLPEEVDFCGENGEFHTFCFDGPLFKTPIDFEVGEKTYREYPAPNKQSKPSGFWYCDLVAV encoded by the coding sequence ATGAAAAAAACATATTTTAATTGGAGTACAGGAAAAGATTCTGCTTTAGCCTTATTTCTATTATTACAAGACAAAACCTATTCTGTAGATAAATTAGTAACCACAATAAATTCTCATTTCAATCGTGTGTCTATGCACGGTTTACGAGTAGAGTTACTGAATAAACAGGTAGCAGCCATTGGTTTACCTATTCAGTATATAGAATTGCCTGAACATCCAGATATGGACGATTATAATGCCATTATGCTTTCGGCAACGAATCAATTAAAAGCCGAATCGTACTCTCATGCAGCTTTTGGTGATATTTTTCTAGAAGATTTAAAGTTCTATAGAGAAATGCAATTGTTAGAAGTGGGTTTAACAGGAGTTTTCCCGATTTGGAAACAGGATACCAAAAAGTTAATAAAGCGATTTTTAGATTTAGGCTTTAAAGCCATTGTAGTGTGTGCCGATGCAAATTATTTTGAATCAGATTTTGTAGGGACTGTTTTAACTCAAGAAGTTATTGATGATTTACCCGAAGAGGTTGATTTTTGTGGCGAAAATGGAGAATTTCATACATTTTGTTTCGATGGCCCTTTATTTAAAACACCTATAGATTTTGAAGTAGGCGAGAAAACCTATCGAGAATATCCAGCACCAAATAAGCAAAGTAAACCTTCTGGGTTTTGGTATTGCGATTTAGTTGCAGTGTAG
- a CDS encoding glutaminyl-peptide cyclotransferase, translating into MKASNILTVIFLTATLFSCGSSSNDKKSDFSLQTNAPGNGISLHKDLKLSIKNPKNLQIDSVAYFINDVKISENTDLSTHKLGKQIITAKVYTNGESQTTTTPLLILNDENPKVYTYELLNTYPHDITSYTQGLEFHNNIMYESTGQYKESKLRKIDYETGEVLQNVKLADEYFGEGLTILNDKLYQLTWQKGTGFVYDVNTLEKKSSFKYNNSKEGWGICNDGKVLYKSDGTEKIWILDPETLEEKSYIQVYTNKGKIGRVNELEWIDGKIYANIYQKDGVAIINPKNGAVEGVIDFTPLKKKVTQHQGLDVLNGMAFNHTTKTLFVTGKRWDKLFEVNVKLKK; encoded by the coding sequence ATGAAAGCTAGCAACATACTCACTGTCATATTTTTAACAGCTACATTATTTTCTTGCGGAAGTAGTTCTAACGACAAAAAAAGTGATTTTTCTCTGCAAACTAATGCTCCTGGTAACGGAATATCGCTTCATAAGGACTTAAAATTATCTATAAAAAACCCTAAAAACCTTCAAATCGATTCGGTGGCTTATTTTATTAACGACGTTAAGATTTCAGAAAACACCGATTTAAGCACGCATAAACTAGGAAAACAAATTATAACAGCTAAGGTGTATACCAATGGTGAGTCTCAAACCACCACAACTCCCCTACTTATTTTAAACGACGAGAATCCTAAAGTTTATACTTACGAATTACTAAACACTTACCCTCACGACATAACGTCTTATACACAAGGTTTAGAATTTCATAATAATATAATGTATGAAAGTACTGGGCAGTATAAAGAATCGAAACTTAGAAAAATCGATTATGAAACTGGTGAAGTTTTACAAAACGTAAAGTTAGCCGACGAATATTTTGGAGAAGGCTTAACCATTTTAAACGATAAGCTCTATCAGCTTACATGGCAAAAAGGAACTGGTTTTGTGTACGATGTTAATACCTTAGAAAAAAAATCTAGTTTTAAATACAACAATAGTAAAGAAGGTTGGGGAATTTGTAACGATGGCAAAGTATTATATAAGAGTGATGGAACCGAGAAAATTTGGATTCTTGACCCTGAGACTTTAGAAGAAAAAAGTTACATACAAGTGTATACCAATAAAGGAAAAATTGGACGTGTAAACGAATTAGAGTGGATAGATGGTAAAATTTACGCCAATATTTATCAGAAAGATGGTGTGGCAATTATTAATCCTAAAAACGGAGCTGTAGAAGGCGTTATCGATTTTACACCACTTAAAAAGAAAGTAACACAACACCAAGGTCTAGATGTTTTAAACGGTATGGCTTTTAATCACACTACAAAAACCTTATTTGTTACAGGAAAACGTTGGGATAAATTATTTGAAGTAAACGTAAAACTTAAGAAATAA
- a CDS encoding DUF4252 domain-containing protein encodes MTKRIMLFALALVLLPASMMAQSIFDKYSENPNVTYVNIKPKMFQMLAKLDISTDDAESQAYLDMVNSITSFKTIITDDKAIAADISTWMTSKKGGLDELMEVKDDGKEVKFYVKEGKDADHVKELLIFVNGISDLTKEANIEINGKNREIETVVALLTGDINLNEIAKLTSKMNIPGGEHLKNNN; translated from the coding sequence ATGACAAAACGTATAATGCTATTCGCTTTAGCCCTTGTATTGCTTCCTGCAAGTATGATGGCACAATCTATTTTCGATAAGTATAGCGAAAATCCCAATGTTACTTATGTAAACATTAAACCTAAGATGTTTCAAATGTTAGCCAAACTTGATATTAGTACCGATGATGCAGAATCTCAGGCCTATTTAGATATGGTAAATAGTATTACAAGTTTTAAAACTATTATTACAGACGACAAAGCTATTGCTGCAGATATTTCGACGTGGATGACGTCTAAAAAAGGAGGTTTAGACGAACTTATGGAAGTTAAAGACGATGGTAAGGAAGTGAAATTTTATGTAAAAGAAGGAAAAGATGCCGACCACGTTAAGGAACTATTAATTTTTGTTAACGGTATTTCTGATCTTACAAAAGAAGCCAACATTGAAATTAATGGTAAAAACCGTGAAATAGAAACTGTAGTTGCACTTTTAACTGGTGATATCAATCTAAATGAAATTGCTAAGCTTACTAGTAAAATGAATATTCCAGGAGGCGAACATTTAAAGAATAATAACTAA
- a CDS encoding sugar phosphate isomerase/epimerase family protein — protein sequence MKASNNESSTSISKISQADDTETKGLNLSIFSKHLKFLDYNSMSEAVAEMGFDGIDLTLRPNGHVLPERVEEDLPKVTEAMKVFGLKPNMICSNVKDATNPVDLKVLEVASALGYTNYRPDLLTYTDDKTVLQVVEDAKTYFAALETLNKKFEISGSYINLPGQFFGSAIWDLHSGLNGLNPKYIGSQYDITHASIEGGTNWEVGFKLIAPHINTLVIKDYKWTKKNGQWNFEYTPLGEGMVDFKRFFTLLKTHNINVPISIHTEYDLGGAERGETPNIAHKDVFNRIKKDVVFVRELWEEV from the coding sequence ATGAAAGCATCAAATAACGAATCGTCAACATCAATTTCAAAAATTAGTCAAGCAGATGACACAGAAACTAAAGGTTTAAACCTGTCTATATTTTCTAAGCATTTAAAGTTTTTAGATTATAATAGCATGAGTGAAGCTGTGGCTGAAATGGGATTTGATGGAATAGATTTAACGCTAAGACCAAACGGACATGTTTTGCCAGAACGTGTAGAGGAGGATCTTCCAAAAGTTACCGAGGCTATGAAAGTCTTCGGTCTGAAGCCGAATATGATTTGTTCTAATGTTAAAGACGCTACTAATCCAGTCGATTTAAAAGTCTTGGAAGTTGCTAGTGCGTTAGGCTACACAAATTATAGACCAGATTTACTTACTTATACCGATGATAAAACAGTATTACAAGTTGTTGAAGATGCTAAAACATACTTTGCTGCTTTAGAAACATTGAATAAAAAGTTTGAAATAAGTGGTAGTTATATAAACCTTCCAGGTCAGTTTTTTGGTTCCGCGATTTGGGATTTACATAGTGGTTTAAACGGATTAAATCCGAAATATATAGGAAGTCAATACGATATTACACATGCCAGTATTGAAGGTGGTACAAACTGGGAAGTCGGTTTTAAACTGATTGCCCCTCATATTAATACTTTAGTAATTAAAGATTACAAATGGACAAAGAAAAATGGGCAGTGGAATTTTGAATATACACCTTTAGGAGAAGGTATGGTAGATTTTAAACGCTTTTTCACTCTCTTGAAAACTCATAATATCAATGTACCAATTTCAATTCATACTGAATATGATTTAGGAGGTGCAGAACGTGGTGAAACACCTAACATAGCTCATAAAGACGTTTTTAATAGAATTAAAAAAGATGTTGTGTTTGTAAGAGAACTATGGGAAGAAGTTTAA
- a CDS encoding S41 family peptidase yields the protein MQHFKTILFLFALLLCFTDCAKDLDDYPVTTTDINDFVWKGMNTFYLYKDEVPNLSDARFLSETEYQNYLSDYSKPEDLFYSLLYNTDTEDRFSWITDDYIALEQQFSGESSTHGMEYGLVRLRSDNTAVFGYVRYVLPGTDAEFKGLKRGAIFNRVDGELLYYNSETDTNIGLMSGSSYTIGMASYNNQGTETKDDDTVESRDETINLVKSAYTENPIYDQEILQVNGQKVGYLMYNGFTGTDAFDSELNAVFGTFKNEGISDLILDFRYNPGGSVSTATWLASMVTGQFTGDVFVKEQWNSDWQSYFENNSPEDLLNPFVDVMEKRNSSNSVTFSETINHLNLNKVYVITTGSTASASELIINGLTPYINVVQVGGVTVGKYQASRTVYDSPTYSKSEVNPTHTYAMQPLIFKSLNADGYTDYFNGLTPDIQISEDYGNLGVLGDVNEPLLAAALSDISGTARKTYTSESTPLEVLSDSKSLQPLPNAMYVD from the coding sequence ATGCAACATTTTAAAACGATACTGTTTCTATTCGCCCTGTTATTGTGCTTTACAGATTGTGCAAAAGACTTAGACGATTATCCTGTAACGACTACAGATATTAATGATTTTGTTTGGAAAGGGATGAATACATTCTACTTATATAAAGATGAAGTCCCTAATTTATCGGATGCAAGATTTTTATCAGAAACGGAATACCAAAACTACCTAAGTGATTATTCTAAGCCAGAAGATTTATTTTATAGTCTGCTATATAATACAGATACCGAAGATCGTTTTAGTTGGATTACCGACGATTATATTGCTTTAGAACAGCAATTTAGTGGCGAATCTTCTACACATGGTATGGAATATGGTTTAGTGCGTTTACGATCAGATAACACAGCTGTTTTTGGATATGTTCGTTATGTGTTACCAGGCACCGATGCTGAATTTAAAGGACTAAAACGCGGAGCTATTTTTAATCGTGTAGATGGCGAATTATTATATTACAATTCTGAAACAGATACTAATATTGGTTTAATGAGTGGTTCTAGTTATACAATTGGTATGGCCTCTTATAATAACCAAGGTACAGAAACTAAAGATGATGATACTGTAGAAAGTAGAGATGAAACCATTAATTTGGTGAAATCGGCATATACTGAGAATCCAATTTATGATCAGGAAATTTTACAAGTAAACGGACAAAAAGTAGGCTATTTAATGTATAATGGTTTTACAGGTACAGATGCTTTCGATTCGGAATTGAATGCAGTTTTTGGCACATTTAAAAATGAAGGTATATCAGATTTAATTCTAGATTTTAGATATAACCCGGGTGGTTCTGTTAGTACAGCAACTTGGTTAGCATCTATGGTAACAGGGCAATTTACAGGTGACGTGTTTGTAAAAGAGCAGTGGAATAGTGATTGGCAATCTTATTTTGAAAACAATAGCCCAGAGGATTTATTAAATCCGTTTGTAGATGTTATGGAAAAACGAAATTCGTCTAATTCGGTTACGTTTAGTGAAACAATAAATCATTTAAATTTAAATAAAGTATATGTTATAACAACAGGTAGTACAGCATCTGCGAGCGAACTTATTATTAACGGATTAACACCTTATATAAATGTTGTTCAGGTTGGTGGCGTAACTGTGGGTAAATATCAGGCCTCGCGTACGGTATACGATTCACCTACATACAGTAAATCTGAAGTCAACCCAACACATACCTATGCCATGCAGCCTTTAATTTTTAAATCGCTTAACGCGGATGGATACACAGATTATTTCAACGGATTAACTCCAGATATTCAGATTAGTGAAGATTATGGAAATTTAGGCGTTTTGGGTGATGTAAATGAACCTTTATTAGCCGCAGCATTATCAGATATTTCAGGAACCGCTAGAAAGACATATACTTCTGAAAGCACTCCGTTAGAGGTTTTAAGCGATAGCAAATCACTTCAGCCGTTGCCAAATGCGATGTACGTGGATTAA
- a CDS encoding RNA polymerase sigma factor gives MTQSEFLNTVLPFKDKVYRLAKRLLVSSEEAEDATQEVLIKLWSKKNQMESYKNVEAFSMTMTKNLCFDKLKSKQAQNLKIVHTNYEDHNTSLQKQVEVTDSLDWVAKIIETLPEQQRMIIQLRDIEQYDLDEISKMLDMKNTAVRVALSRARKTIREQLTNTHNYGIK, from the coding sequence ATGACCCAGTCAGAGTTTTTAAATACCGTACTGCCTTTTAAAGATAAAGTATATCGTTTAGCTAAACGTTTACTTGTGTCTAGCGAAGAAGCCGAAGATGCTACGCAAGAAGTATTAATTAAACTATGGTCTAAAAAAAATCAAATGGAATCGTATAAAAATGTTGAAGCATTTTCTATGACCATGACAAAAAACTTATGTTTCGATAAATTAAAATCGAAACAAGCTCAAAATTTAAAAATTGTACATACTAATTATGAAGATCATAACACAAGCCTACAAAAACAAGTAGAAGTTACCGATAGTTTAGATTGGGTTGCAAAAATAATTGAAACCTTACCCGAACAACAGCGCATGATTATACAATTAAGAGATATTGAACAATACGATTTAGATGAAATTTCTAAAATGCTAGATATGAAAAATACAGCAGTTAGAGTTGCGTTATCTAGAGCACGAAAAACAATACGAGAACAATTAACTAATACACATAATTATGGTATTAAATAA